A genomic window from Papaver somniferum cultivar HN1 unplaced genomic scaffold, ASM357369v1 unplaced-scaffold_15, whole genome shotgun sequence includes:
- the LOC113335654 gene encoding putative pectinesterase 63: MKSYVVFLPTFLVLLLHLLIPVFSVNVSPIPENPASLRSWSATNIIPFEVRKNDIGGLEQRLVDAESQVLVILVRQDGLGQFKTITEAIDSIPSGNNRRVIIRIGPGVYKEKINVDQTKPFITFFGSKYQMPKLTFHGTASEYGTVDSASVIVSSDYFMAVNIIFENSSPMPDGIRKGAQAVAMRISGDRASFYNCKFIGFQDTLCDDRGNHFFKDCYVEGTVDYIFGDGKSLYLNTELRSVAPDVAVITAQARTEEKDDSGFSFVHCLVSGPGNSKTYLGRAWKQRAKVVFIYSDMGTVVNSEGWNDRGNIEADKTVFYGEYKCKGPGANPTRRVKYVKMLTDEEAKPYLDINYINGSYWILPPPKFRGYKMLKP, from the exons ATGAAGAGCTACGTTGTTTTTCTTCCCActtttcttgttcttctcttACACCTGCTAATTCCTGTTTTCTCAGTTAACGTTTCACCAATTCCTGAGAATCCAGCAAGTTTGCGATCTTGGTCTGCCACAAATATAATCCCGTTTGAGGTCCGTAAGAATGACATAGGAGGACTTGAACAACGTTTGGTGGACGCAGAGAGCCAGGTGTTAGTTATCCTCGTACGTCAAGACGGATTGGGGCAATTCAAGACTATTACTGAAGCTATAGATAGTATACCGTCGGGAAATAATAGACGTGTGATTATACGGATAGGTCctggtgtttacaaggagaagatAAATGTTGATCAGACGAAACCCTTTATCACATTTTttggatcgaaatatcaaatgccgAAGCTTACATTTCACGGCACTGCTTCTGAGTATGGTACCGTAGATAGTGCTTCCGTTATCGTCTCGTCCGATTACTTCATGGCTGTCAATATCATTTTTGAG AATTCATCACCAATGCCTGATGGAATAAGAAAAGGAGCTCAAGCAGTAGCAATGAGAATTTCAGGTGACAGAGCTTCATTCTATAATTGCAAGTTCATTGGTTTCCAGGACACTCTATGCGATGATAGGGGCAATCATTTTTTCAAGGACTGTTATGTTGAAGGAACCGTGGATTACATCTTTGGTGATGGCAAATCACTCTACTTG AACACAGAGTTAAGATCGGTGGCGCCTGACGTAGCAGTTATAACAGCACAAGCAAGAACAGAAGAAAAAGACGATAGCGGATTTTCTTTTGTTCATTGTTTAGTTTCAGGTCCTGGCAATAGTAAGACATATTTGGGACGAGCATGGAAACAAAGGGCAAAAGTTGTATTCATTTACTCAGACATGGGAACTGTAGTTAATTCCGAAGGATGGAACGATCGAGGAAACATCGAAGCCGATAA GACTGTATTTTATGGAGAATACAAGTGCAAAGGTCCAGGAGCAAACCCAACAAGACGTGTAAAATATGTAAAGATGTTAACAGATGAAGAAGCAAAACCTTACTTGGACATCAATTACATCAATGGCTCTTATTGGATTCTTCCTCCTCCTAAGTTCAGAGGTTATAAGATGCTTAAACCTTAA